The Thamnophis elegans isolate rThaEle1 chromosome Z, rThaEle1.pri, whole genome shotgun sequence genome contains a region encoding:
- the CDC27 gene encoding cell division cycle protein 27 homolog isoform X1: MTVLQEPVQAAIWQALNHYAYRDAVFLAERLYAEVHSEDALFLLATCYYRSGKAYKAYRLLKGHSCTTPQCKYLLAKCCIDLGKLAEGEQILSGGVFNKQKSHEDIVTEFGDSACFTLSLLGHVYCKTDRLAKGSECYQKSLSLNPFLWSPFESLCEIGEKPDPDQTFKLTSIQNFSSCLPNTCTTVVSNHNIIHRQPETVLMETPQDTLELNRLNLESSNSKYSSNTDSSISYIDSAVISPDAVSLGSGTAFLTKQAQNKQKTGRSLLGGPAALSPLTPSFGILPLETPSPGDGSYLQNCTNSSSVIDVPPQGAPSKKTVTRINQAGTKSVFSQSGNSREVTPILVAQTQSSGAQTSTTPQVLSPTIAAPPNVLPRRSSRLFSSDSSTAKENSKKLKMKFPTKIANRKTKCKTSKGGITQPNINDSLEITKLDSSIISEGKITSVTPQIQAFTLQKAAAEGLMSLLRDMGKGYLALCSYNCKEAIHILSHLPSHHYNTGWVLCHIGRAYFELAEYMQAERIFSEVRRIENYRVEGMEIYSTTLWHLQKDVALSVLSKDLTEMDKNSPEAWCAAGNCFSLQREHDIAIKFFQRAIQVDPNYAYAYTLLGHEFVLTEELERALSCFRNAIRMNPRHYNAWYGLGMIYYKQEKFSLAEMHFQKALQINPQSSVLLCHIGVVQHALKKSEKALDTLNKAINIDPKNPLCKFHRASVLFANEKYKYALQELEELKQIVPKESLVYFLIGKVYKKLGQTHLALMNFSWAMDLDPKGANNQIKEAIDKRYLPDDEEPVTQEEQISECCPYESVGTDESQASSMTDADDTQLHAVESDEF, from the exons GCTGCTATATGGCAAGCACTTAACCACTATGCTTATAGGGATGCTGTGTTTTTGGCAGAGAGACTGTATGCAGAAG tacATTCAGAAGATGCACTCTTCTTATTAGCAACCTGTTATTATCGCTCAGGAAAAGCTTACAAGGCATACAGGCTCCTTAAAGGACACAGTTGTACCACCCCACAGTGCAAATATTTGCTTGCCAAGTGCTGCATTGATCTTGGCAA ACTCGCAGAAGGAGAACAGATTCTGTCTGGTGGAGTTTTTAACAAACAGAAAAGTCATGAGGACATTGTAACTGAGTTTGGAGATTCTGCATGTTTCACACTATCCCTTCTGGGCCATGTGTACTG TAAGACAGATCGGCTTGCCAAAGGATCTGAATGTTACCAAAAGAGCCTTAGTTTAAATCCCTTCCTCTGGTCTCCTTTTGAATCACTATGTGAAATAG GTGAGAAGCCAGACCCTGACCAAACGTTCAAGTTAACTTCTATACAGAACTTCAGCAGCTGCTTGCCTAACACATGCACAACAGTGGTGTCTAATCACAACATAATTCACAGACAGCCAGAAACCGTTCTTATGGAAACACCACAGGACACACTT GAATTAAACAGACTCAACCTGGAGTCCTCCAACTCTAAATATTCCTCCAACACAGATTCCTCCATTTCTTATATTGACTCGGCTGTAATTTCACCAGATGCTGTATCTCTTGGATCAGGAACTGCCTTTTTAACAAAACAGGCTCAGAACAAACAAAAAACTGGCAGGAGTCTTCTAGGTGGACCAGCTGCCCTGAGCCCTTTAACACCAAG TTTTGGAATATTGCCATTGGAAACTCCTAGCCCCGGAGATGGATCTTATTTACAAAACTGCACAAATTCTTCTTCCGTAATTGATGTGCCACCTCAAGGAGCCCCTTCCAAGAAG ACTGTTACCAGAATAAATCAAGCTGGAACAAAGTCGGTCTTCTCACAAAGTGGTAATAGTCGGGAAGTAACACCAATCCTTGTTGCCCAGACCCAAAGTTCAGGTGCACAGACGAG TACAACTCCTCAGGTATTGAGCCCAACTATTGCTGCTCCCCCTAATGTGCTGCCTCGAAGAAGTTCACGTTTGTTCTCCAGTGATAGTTCTACAGCCAAG gAAAAtagtaaaaagttaaaaatgaagTTTCCAACAAAAATTGCAAACCGAAAGACAAAATGTAAAACCAGTAAAGGAGGGATCACACAGCCAAACATAAATGACAGTTTGGAAATCACCAAACTTGATTCGTCCATTATTTCAGAAGGAAAGATTACCTCAGTAACGCCACAAATCCAGGCATTTACATTACAGAAAGCTGCAGCAG AAGGTTTGATGAGCCTTCTTCGTGATATGGGGAAAGGATATTTAGCCTTGTGTTCCTACAATTGTAAAGAAGCCATTCATATACTGAGTCATTTGCCTTCTCATCACTACAACACAGGCTGGGTGCTATGCCATATTGGAAGAGCTTACTTTGAACTTGCAGAATATATGCAG GCTGAGAGAATATTCTCTGAAGTAAGAAGGATTGAAAACTACAGAGTAGAAGGCATGGAAATCTATTCAACCACATTGTGGCATCTGCAGAAAGATGTAGCTCTTTCAGTTCTTTCAAAAGACTTGACTGAGATGGATAAAAATTCACCAGAG gCATGGTGTGCTGCAGGAAATTGCTTCAGTTTGCAAAGGGAACATGATATTGCTATCAAGTTTTTCCAGAGAGCTATTCAAGTTGATCCAAATTATGCTTATGCCTATACACTCCTGGGACATGAATTTGTGCTGACAGAGGAACTTGAGAGAGCATTATCCTGCTTTAGGAATGCAATTCGAATGAATCCAAGGCACTACAATGCTTG GTATGGATTGGGGATGATTTACTACAAGCAAGAGAAATTCAGCCTTGCAGAAATGCATTTCCAAAAAGCACTTCAAATTAATCCTCAGAGTTCTGTCTTGTTGTGCCACATTGGAGTT GTTCAGCATGCTCTGAAGAAATCTGAGAAAGCTTTGGATACACTGAACAAAGCCATTAACATTGATCCCAAGAACCCCCTCTGCAAATTCCACAGAGCTTCAGTATTATTCGCCAATGAGAAGTACAAA taTGCTTTGCAAGAACTTGAAGAACTGAAGCAAATTGTTCCCAAAGAGTCTCTTGTTTACTTTTTGATAGGAAAG GTTTATAAAAAGTTGGGGCAGACCCATCTTGCACTGATGAACTTTTCCTGGGCAATGGACTTGGATCCAAAAGGCGCCAATAACCAGATCAAAGAGGCCATTGACAAGCGGTACCTACCCGATGATGAAGAGCCTGTAACACAAGAAGAACAGATCAGTGAATGCTGTCCATATGAGTCAG
- the CDC27 gene encoding cell division cycle protein 27 homolog isoform X2 encodes MTVLQEPVQAAIWQALNHYAYRDAVFLAERLYAEVHSEDALFLLATCYYRSGKAYKAYRLLKGHSCTTPQCKYLLAKCCIDLGKLAEGEQILSGGVFNKQKSHEDIVTEFGDSACFTLSLLGHVYCKTDRLAKGSECYQKSLSLNPFLWSPFESLCEIGEKPDPDQTFKLTSIQNFSSCLPNTCTTVVSNHNIIHRQPETVLMETPQDTLELNRLNLESSNSKYSSNTDSSISYIDSAVISPDAVSLGSGTAFLTKQAQNKQKTGRSLLGGPAALSPLTPSFGILPLETPSPGDGSYLQNCTNSSSVIDVPPQGAPSKKTVTRINQAGTKSVFSQSGNSREVTPILVAQTQSSGAQTSTTPQVLSPTIAAPPNVLPRRSSRLFSSDSSTAKENSKKLKMKFPTKIANRKTKCKTSKGGITQPNINDSLEITKLDSSIISEGKITSVTPQIQAFTLQKAAAGLMSLLRDMGKGYLALCSYNCKEAIHILSHLPSHHYNTGWVLCHIGRAYFELAEYMQAERIFSEVRRIENYRVEGMEIYSTTLWHLQKDVALSVLSKDLTEMDKNSPEAWCAAGNCFSLQREHDIAIKFFQRAIQVDPNYAYAYTLLGHEFVLTEELERALSCFRNAIRMNPRHYNAWYGLGMIYYKQEKFSLAEMHFQKALQINPQSSVLLCHIGVVQHALKKSEKALDTLNKAINIDPKNPLCKFHRASVLFANEKYKYALQELEELKQIVPKESLVYFLIGKVYKKLGQTHLALMNFSWAMDLDPKGANNQIKEAIDKRYLPDDEEPVTQEEQISECCPYESVGTDESQASSMTDADDTQLHAVESDEF; translated from the exons GCTGCTATATGGCAAGCACTTAACCACTATGCTTATAGGGATGCTGTGTTTTTGGCAGAGAGACTGTATGCAGAAG tacATTCAGAAGATGCACTCTTCTTATTAGCAACCTGTTATTATCGCTCAGGAAAAGCTTACAAGGCATACAGGCTCCTTAAAGGACACAGTTGTACCACCCCACAGTGCAAATATTTGCTTGCCAAGTGCTGCATTGATCTTGGCAA ACTCGCAGAAGGAGAACAGATTCTGTCTGGTGGAGTTTTTAACAAACAGAAAAGTCATGAGGACATTGTAACTGAGTTTGGAGATTCTGCATGTTTCACACTATCCCTTCTGGGCCATGTGTACTG TAAGACAGATCGGCTTGCCAAAGGATCTGAATGTTACCAAAAGAGCCTTAGTTTAAATCCCTTCCTCTGGTCTCCTTTTGAATCACTATGTGAAATAG GTGAGAAGCCAGACCCTGACCAAACGTTCAAGTTAACTTCTATACAGAACTTCAGCAGCTGCTTGCCTAACACATGCACAACAGTGGTGTCTAATCACAACATAATTCACAGACAGCCAGAAACCGTTCTTATGGAAACACCACAGGACACACTT GAATTAAACAGACTCAACCTGGAGTCCTCCAACTCTAAATATTCCTCCAACACAGATTCCTCCATTTCTTATATTGACTCGGCTGTAATTTCACCAGATGCTGTATCTCTTGGATCAGGAACTGCCTTTTTAACAAAACAGGCTCAGAACAAACAAAAAACTGGCAGGAGTCTTCTAGGTGGACCAGCTGCCCTGAGCCCTTTAACACCAAG TTTTGGAATATTGCCATTGGAAACTCCTAGCCCCGGAGATGGATCTTATTTACAAAACTGCACAAATTCTTCTTCCGTAATTGATGTGCCACCTCAAGGAGCCCCTTCCAAGAAG ACTGTTACCAGAATAAATCAAGCTGGAACAAAGTCGGTCTTCTCACAAAGTGGTAATAGTCGGGAAGTAACACCAATCCTTGTTGCCCAGACCCAAAGTTCAGGTGCACAGACGAG TACAACTCCTCAGGTATTGAGCCCAACTATTGCTGCTCCCCCTAATGTGCTGCCTCGAAGAAGTTCACGTTTGTTCTCCAGTGATAGTTCTACAGCCAAG gAAAAtagtaaaaagttaaaaatgaagTTTCCAACAAAAATTGCAAACCGAAAGACAAAATGTAAAACCAGTAAAGGAGGGATCACACAGCCAAACATAAATGACAGTTTGGAAATCACCAAACTTGATTCGTCCATTATTTCAGAAGGAAAGATTACCTCAGTAACGCCACAAATCCAGGCATTTACATTACAGAAAGCTGCAGCAG GTTTGATGAGCCTTCTTCGTGATATGGGGAAAGGATATTTAGCCTTGTGTTCCTACAATTGTAAAGAAGCCATTCATATACTGAGTCATTTGCCTTCTCATCACTACAACACAGGCTGGGTGCTATGCCATATTGGAAGAGCTTACTTTGAACTTGCAGAATATATGCAG GCTGAGAGAATATTCTCTGAAGTAAGAAGGATTGAAAACTACAGAGTAGAAGGCATGGAAATCTATTCAACCACATTGTGGCATCTGCAGAAAGATGTAGCTCTTTCAGTTCTTTCAAAAGACTTGACTGAGATGGATAAAAATTCACCAGAG gCATGGTGTGCTGCAGGAAATTGCTTCAGTTTGCAAAGGGAACATGATATTGCTATCAAGTTTTTCCAGAGAGCTATTCAAGTTGATCCAAATTATGCTTATGCCTATACACTCCTGGGACATGAATTTGTGCTGACAGAGGAACTTGAGAGAGCATTATCCTGCTTTAGGAATGCAATTCGAATGAATCCAAGGCACTACAATGCTTG GTATGGATTGGGGATGATTTACTACAAGCAAGAGAAATTCAGCCTTGCAGAAATGCATTTCCAAAAAGCACTTCAAATTAATCCTCAGAGTTCTGTCTTGTTGTGCCACATTGGAGTT GTTCAGCATGCTCTGAAGAAATCTGAGAAAGCTTTGGATACACTGAACAAAGCCATTAACATTGATCCCAAGAACCCCCTCTGCAAATTCCACAGAGCTTCAGTATTATTCGCCAATGAGAAGTACAAA taTGCTTTGCAAGAACTTGAAGAACTGAAGCAAATTGTTCCCAAAGAGTCTCTTGTTTACTTTTTGATAGGAAAG GTTTATAAAAAGTTGGGGCAGACCCATCTTGCACTGATGAACTTTTCCTGGGCAATGGACTTGGATCCAAAAGGCGCCAATAACCAGATCAAAGAGGCCATTGACAAGCGGTACCTACCCGATGATGAAGAGCCTGTAACACAAGAAGAACAGATCAGTGAATGCTGTCCATATGAGTCAG